One genomic window of Gracilinema caldarium DSM 7334 includes the following:
- a CDS encoding MFS transporter, whose translation MGRFTSEQTGKKLAIEIIIIFGIVSLFGDIMYEGARAVNGPYLKTLGASAALVGLIAGIGEFLGYIVRLASGYFADKTKAYWFFAILGYSLLASVPLLALTGVWQVAALFMVLERFGKALRAPAKDTILSTATKHVGTGFGFGLHEAMDQLGALLGPLVFTAVFAFSRKGTDLASYQAGYAWLWIPFIILMLSLLYAFIRVPNPEALEAIVPKKAEGDVLSKTFWLYTAFSFITTLGFVGWPILSYHYAAKGILSGAEIALFYAIAMGVDGLIAVAIGLLYDHFKKQKDSEHGGLMTLAIIPVVSLLIPLVGFALPSKGAAVLAAILWGVVMGTHETIMKSAIADITPIKKRGTGYGIFNTAYGLALFVSSSLMGLLYDLGIIYVIVLALVAELLAIPSFLILRKEALSKAPHLK comes from the coding sequence ATGGGAAGATTTACCTCTGAACAGACGGGTAAGAAGCTCGCTATCGAAATCATCATTATTTTCGGGATTGTAAGTCTCTTTGGAGACATCATGTACGAAGGAGCCCGGGCAGTAAACGGACCGTATCTTAAAACCTTGGGAGCCAGCGCAGCCCTGGTGGGGCTTATCGCAGGGATAGGAGAATTTTTAGGGTATATTGTCCGCCTGGCCTCTGGCTATTTTGCGGATAAGACCAAGGCCTACTGGTTTTTTGCTATTCTTGGTTATTCACTTCTCGCCTCTGTACCCCTGCTCGCACTAACCGGTGTTTGGCAGGTAGCGGCCCTCTTCATGGTACTGGAACGATTCGGTAAAGCCCTGCGGGCACCAGCAAAGGATACGATCCTTTCTACCGCCACCAAACACGTAGGTACGGGCTTTGGATTTGGGCTTCATGAGGCTATGGATCAACTTGGTGCTCTGTTAGGGCCCCTTGTCTTCACCGCAGTCTTTGCATTTAGCAGAAAGGGAACTGATCTGGCTTCGTACCAAGCTGGATATGCATGGTTGTGGATTCCCTTCATCATCCTTATGCTGAGCCTACTCTATGCGTTTATCAGGGTTCCCAATCCAGAAGCCCTTGAAGCTATTGTTCCTAAAAAAGCAGAAGGTGACGTTTTAAGCAAAACCTTCTGGTTGTATACGGCCTTCAGTTTTATCACCACCCTGGGCTTTGTTGGGTGGCCCATTCTTTCCTATCACTATGCGGCCAAGGGAATACTTTCAGGAGCTGAAATTGCCCTCTTTTATGCCATCGCCATGGGTGTAGACGGACTTATTGCTGTTGCTATTGGCCTTCTGTATGATCATTTTAAGAAACAGAAAGACTCAGAGCATGGTGGGCTCATGACCCTCGCCATAATTCCTGTGGTTTCCCTCCTCATACCCTTGGTAGGTTTTGCCCTACCCTCCAAGGGAGCCGCTGTACTTGCGGCAATCCTGTGGGGTGTAGTCATGGGAACCCACGAAACCATCATGAAAAGCGCCATCGCCGACATTACACCGATTAAAAAACGGGGCACCGGCTACGGAATCTTTAATACGGCCTATGGATTGGCGCTTTTTGTATCGAGCAGTCTGATGGGTCTCCTCTATGACCTAGGAATTATCTATGTTATCGTACTGGCCCTGGTAGCGGAGCTCCTGGCGATCCCGAGTTTCCTCATATTGCGCAAAGAGGCTCTAAGTAAAGCTCCTCATTTAAAATAG
- a CDS encoding ABC transporter ATP-binding protein: protein MIEVHHLVKHFTKIVKEKGVGGSLKSLFAPQKELVRAVDDVSFQVAEGEILGFIGPNGAGKSTVIKMLTGILSPTDGWCRINGYIPQKERKRYVREIGVVFGQRTQLWWDLPLTETYTVLKEIYDIPSAEYKQRLEFLDHVLELGPILSSPVRTLSLGQRMRADIAASMLHKPRVLFLDEPTIGLDIVVKDSIRRAIREINRTEKTTIILTTHDLNDIEQLCQRIVLIDKGKLVYDGDLDRIRTNFGKIREITFMLEEADQVQRIPFPPHEDLDIKQEGAKIRLRFNTEVCSLPQMLAIILQAVQVKDISVQDVDIEEILRRVYQRQVAL, encoded by the coding sequence ATGATCGAAGTACATCACCTGGTAAAGCATTTTACAAAAATTGTTAAAGAAAAGGGTGTTGGGGGCAGTCTGAAAAGTCTTTTTGCCCCCCAAAAAGAACTGGTCCGCGCAGTGGATGATGTCAGTTTTCAAGTTGCTGAGGGGGAAATCCTTGGCTTCATCGGCCCCAATGGGGCAGGAAAATCGACGGTCATCAAAATGCTCACCGGTATTTTAAGTCCCACCGACGGCTGGTGCCGAATCAACGGATACATTCCCCAAAAGGAACGGAAACGCTATGTACGGGAAATTGGTGTTGTTTTCGGCCAGCGAACCCAGCTCTGGTGGGACCTGCCCCTAACCGAAACCTATACAGTACTTAAGGAAATATATGATATTCCTTCCGCAGAATATAAACAGCGGTTGGAGTTTCTAGACCATGTGCTTGAACTGGGCCCCATCTTGTCGAGCCCCGTCAGGACCCTTTCCTTAGGCCAGCGGATGCGGGCCGATATTGCCGCATCCATGCTACACAAACCCCGGGTTCTTTTTCTTGATGAACCGACCATTGGCCTCGATATTGTGGTGAAGGACAGTATTCGCAGGGCTATTCGGGAAATCAATAGGACTGAAAAAACCACCATTATTCTTACCACCCATGACCTTAATGATATAGAACAGCTCTGTCAGCGGATTGTCCTTATCGATAAGGGGAAGCTCGTCTATGACGGCGACCTGGATAGAATCCGGACCAACTTTGGCAAAATTCGGGAAATTACCTTTATGCTCGAAGAAGCGGACCAGGTACAGCGTATTCCCTTTCCTCCCCACGAAGACTTGGATATTAAGCAGGAGGGGGCCAAGATCCGGCTTCGTTTTAATACGGAAGTTTGTTCATTGCCCCAGATGCTGGCCATCATATTGCAGGCGGTACAGGTTAAGGACATTTCAGTCCAGGATGTTGATATTGAAGAAATTCTCCGACGGGTATACCAACGGCAGGTAGCGTTATGA
- a CDS encoding GAF domain-containing sensor histidine kinase — translation MRPPRDGQRELKRTFQAQFKQLEARIASAESLQEIIRMINAQVPLDKLLHRAVQLAAHRQGAGACVLHQFDMKNEVVVQVASFGMEGIFQDKLTRPFSQLTISGGGGYLEALERHIPIYQNYPPYPERVVEIKNDPHIPDAIKAERIALRTRYAASFAVPIYLQNVLYGGMVFYYREPQQFREDQIQLGLAFGEQISVALQNAYLVKEMEQRQRVAEGFRDIVRKINSTESLQEVLNFIVEKTEDILECQCAALYTCEGRDIQLQALRGTFPVDVSTVVTHYGEGVIGRAIAEKRQFIITDVSDIKLAPSASEIDETHPIYLDPIHQQLDACITSRFKAVMALPLISQDHSYGALAFYYTEPHRFDQYELDLTEVFASQAVLAIENAMLRKQAAQVAAHAERDRLARDLHDSVSQSLFSANLIAQSLQKLWKTMPEKALDELANLQKLTRGAQSEMRALLFELRPQALETADLQDLTGHVISAFSGKTLIPVESSVEITGPIPLQVKLVVYRIIQEALNNIAKHAKARKVWLNLRGNAHCLSLHIQDDGVGFALQHLKKPGLGLSIMDERAKLVGGYLVISSEPGKGSRITFTWTEEDHGASDSGHDCG, via the coding sequence ATGAGACCACCTCGAGATGGGCAAAGGGAACTCAAACGAACCTTTCAAGCCCAATTTAAACAGTTGGAAGCTCGAATTGCCTCTGCAGAAAGCCTGCAGGAAATAATCAGGATGATAAATGCCCAAGTCCCCCTTGATAAATTACTGCATCGGGCGGTGCAGCTTGCCGCACACCGACAGGGTGCAGGGGCCTGCGTGCTTCATCAATTTGATATGAAAAATGAGGTGGTTGTTCAGGTTGCCAGCTTTGGTATGGAGGGCATTTTTCAGGACAAGCTGACCAGACCCTTTTCACAATTGACCATCTCAGGCGGAGGCGGGTACCTTGAAGCCCTGGAACGGCATATTCCGATATATCAGAATTATCCCCCCTATCCCGAACGGGTAGTAGAAATTAAAAATGACCCCCATATACCCGATGCTATAAAGGCTGAACGCATTGCCCTGCGTACCCGATATGCCGCTTCCTTTGCGGTCCCTATATATCTGCAAAATGTCCTGTATGGTGGTATGGTCTTTTATTACCGGGAACCCCAACAATTCCGGGAAGATCAAATACAGTTGGGGCTTGCCTTTGGGGAACAGATTTCAGTTGCCCTGCAGAATGCCTATCTTGTGAAAGAGATGGAACAACGGCAAAGGGTGGCCGAAGGTTTTCGGGATATTGTGAGAAAGATAAACAGCACCGAATCCTTACAGGAAGTGCTGAACTTTATCGTCGAAAAGACAGAAGATATTCTGGAATGTCAGTGTGCAGCCCTGTACACCTGCGAAGGCAGGGATATCCAGTTGCAGGCCCTGCGGGGGACTTTTCCTGTAGATGTCTCTACCGTGGTAACTCATTACGGAGAAGGGGTTATTGGCAGAGCAATTGCAGAAAAAAGACAGTTTATCATAACTGATGTATCAGATATTAAACTTGCCCCATCCGCATCAGAGATTGATGAAACCCATCCCATTTATTTGGATCCCATTCATCAGCAGCTTGATGCATGTATCACCTCACGGTTTAAAGCAGTCATGGCATTGCCCCTCATCAGCCAGGATCATTCCTATGGAGCCCTAGCCTTTTATTACACAGAGCCCCATCGTTTTGACCAGTATGAACTGGATTTGACTGAAGTGTTTGCCAGCCAGGCTGTACTGGCTATAGAAAATGCCATGCTCAGAAAGCAAGCAGCTCAGGTCGCGGCCCATGCTGAACGGGACAGGCTGGCCCGAGACCTGCATGATTCGGTGTCCCAGAGTCTTTTTTCTGCAAATCTTATAGCCCAATCCCTTCAAAAATTATGGAAGACTATGCCGGAAAAAGCTCTGGACGAACTGGCTAACCTGCAAAAGCTTACCCGGGGAGCCCAATCAGAAATGAGGGCCCTGCTTTTTGAACTGCGTCCCCAGGCTTTAGAGACCGCAGACTTGCAGGATTTAACAGGGCATGTCATAAGCGCCTTTTCCGGAAAAACTCTGATTCCGGTTGAATCTTCTGTAGAAATTACCGGCCCCATACCTCTGCAGGTAAAACTGGTGGTATATCGCATTATACAAGAAGCCCTTAACAACATAGCGAAACATGCGAAGGCCCGGAAAGTATGGCTCAACCTAAGGGGAAATGCCCATTGTTTATCTCTGCATATCCAGGACGATGGAGTTGGGTTTGCATTACAGCATCTAAAAAAGCCCGGTCTGGGTCTTTCCATTATGGATGAACGGGCTAAACTTGTGGGAGGGTATCTCGTTATTTCCAGTGAACCAGGAAAAGGGAGTCGCATTACCTTTACATGGACGGAGGAAGACCATGGAGCGTCCGATTCGGGTCATGATTGTGGATGA
- a CDS encoding ABC transporter permease, translating to MKQKIRRFFRLYWIFTTQFFKRILEYRADFLTGALAFFLGQLFNLIFIYIIFNNIPQLEGWTVDQIVFIYGFSLIPRGIDHFYADNLWKVAYFLIRRGEFDKYLTRPIDSLHHVLMEGFEVDALGELITGIILVIIASNRLALVFTPLKVAGFMVAVVFGTLIYTGLKIIFAAVALWTKQSGSLLHMVYMTSDFAKYPVTIYNMLVKTIITYMIPFAFTAFYPAAWLLTGEAPLFSLGGTVLAGTALIILGRLLWNRGLRAYESAGS from the coding sequence ATGAAACAAAAAATTCGGCGTTTTTTTCGTCTCTACTGGATATTTACTACGCAGTTTTTTAAGCGGATCCTGGAATATCGGGCAGATTTTCTAACAGGAGCTTTGGCATTTTTTCTCGGCCAGCTTTTTAACCTGATATTCATCTATATTATCTTTAACAACATTCCCCAATTAGAAGGATGGACCGTGGACCAGATAGTTTTTATCTACGGTTTCTCACTGATACCCCGGGGTATTGACCATTTTTACGCGGACAACCTCTGGAAAGTCGCCTATTTTCTGATTCGGCGGGGTGAATTTGATAAATACCTGACCAGACCCATAGACAGCTTGCACCATGTTCTGATGGAAGGCTTCGAAGTAGACGCTCTGGGAGAACTCATTACCGGCATTATACTGGTTATTATTGCATCAAACCGACTGGCCCTGGTGTTCACCCCCCTTAAAGTCGCAGGCTTTATGGTGGCGGTGGTCTTTGGAACCCTCATATATACAGGCTTAAAGATTATTTTTGCTGCTGTTGCGCTGTGGACTAAACAATCGGGAAGCCTCTTGCATATGGTCTACATGACAAGCGACTTTGCAAAATATCCGGTGACCATCTATAACATGCTGGTAAAGACTATCATCACCTATATGATACCCTTTGCGTTTACCGCTTTTTATCCTGCGGCCTGGCTGCTCACCGGAGAGGCACCCCTCTTTTCCCTTGGGGGTACGGTCCTGGCAGGAACAGCCCTGATTATACTGGGGCGCCTGCTCTGGAACCGGGGACTCAGAGCCTATGAAAGTGCAGGCAGTTAA
- a CDS encoding ABC transporter permease — translation MRLKAYTPFTSAGIQSAIAYKWNFLGFFFGQIFFTFVMFFLWRSVFRHTPGGIIGGFTFLDMTIYIFVANITGFLADTDASYVVGEEIVQGSISMRLIKPVSFNLSILFTELGQKLIIIILVAIPVFFGLEWFRFSQSGQIEFSLATFALYLVSVTLSYLVMFFFDVCFGYLAFIFKNLWGINMLKFGVLNFLSGGMVPLGLLPMAIQRALTVLPFASMRYTPVMIYTGKYQGLMILSALGTQILWVLLLYGLSSLIWKLTERHLTIQGG, via the coding sequence ATGAGACTGAAGGCCTATACACCCTTTACCAGTGCGGGGATCCAATCGGCTATTGCCTACAAATGGAATTTCCTTGGGTTCTTTTTCGGGCAAATATTTTTTACCTTTGTTATGTTTTTTCTCTGGCGCTCCGTATTCCGACACACCCCAGGGGGTATCATTGGTGGTTTTACCTTTCTGGACATGACTATTTACATTTTTGTTGCAAATATCACTGGATTTTTAGCGGACACCGATGCGTCCTATGTGGTCGGGGAAGAGATCGTCCAGGGCAGTATATCCATGAGGCTCATTAAGCCGGTAAGCTTTAATCTGAGCATTCTTTTTACCGAACTGGGGCAGAAACTGATTATCATAATCCTGGTCGCCATACCCGTTTTTTTTGGTCTGGAATGGTTCCGATTTTCCCAATCGGGTCAGATTGAGTTTTCCCTTGCAACCTTTGCACTCTATTTGGTGAGTGTCACCTTGAGTTATCTGGTGATGTTCTTTTTCGATGTCTGTTTTGGCTATTTAGCCTTTATTTTTAAAAATCTCTGGGGAATAAACATGCTTAAATTCGGCGTTTTAAATTTTCTTTCCGGCGGCATGGTACCCCTGGGACTGCTTCCTATGGCCATACAGCGGGCCTTAACGGTGCTCCCCTTTGCGTCCATGCGTTACACCCCGGTCATGATTTACACCGGAAAATATCAAGGATTGATGATCCTTTCGGCCCTGGGGACCCAGATTCTTTGGGTGCTCCTCCTCTATGGATTATCCAGCTTGATCTGGAAATTGACTGAACGGCACCTTACCATACAGGGTGGTTAA